One Candidatus Saccharibacteria bacterium RAAC3_TM7_1 genomic region harbors:
- a CDS encoding alanyl-tRNA synthetase (RAAC3_TM7_1_51), whose product MNAHEIRNAYLKFFEDRGHVQIKRAPLVLKDDPTTLFTGSGMQPMIPYLLGEPHPEGRRIVDSQTCLRAQDIDDIGDNRHTTFFEMLGNWSMGDYFKQQQIDWMWEFLSDIVKLDMSKIYVTCYGGNEKYDIPKDEEAAKVWQGLFEKAGLSNDVAEIGSEEAGYVRGIKDGERIFYYDGSKNWWSRNGNEENTPVGDPCGPDSEMFYDFETPHNPEYGEYCHPNCDCGRFMEIGNNVFMAYRKVAEGKFEELEQKNIDHGSGLERIAAAKLNDPDVFKISLMWPIIEKLEKLSGKTYDSHTNAMRVIADHLRAATFLAVDGCVPSNKEQGYVMRRLLRRAIRFAFELGVEQNFMEEIVPVIADLYHDDFPEVAEKREEVIAVLVKEEKVFRQTLRKGSHYLRRELEIVFEKTKVIINDPKTHGGDFTIPGSEYFGGLLFTLYDTHGYPYELGLEVLYEELSKLENLGYFAKIPWNSSQIKEEFDKKMQEQRERSQTAAKGTFKGGLGGQTLQHKKYHTATHLMYQALRDVLGDHVVQRGSNITEERLRFDFSHPEKVTREQLDEVERIVNEQIAKDLKVNFAEYPTQVAREEMGALGQFGDRYGETVKVYKMIADGEDKPFSFEICGGPHVDHTLQLFEDGKKFKILKEEASSAGIRRIKAVLV is encoded by the coding sequence ATGAATGCTCATGAAATCCGTAATGCTTATTTGAAATTCTTTGAAGACCGGGGACACGTACAAATCAAACGCGCGCCCTTGGTCTTAAAAGACGACCCTACGACATTGTTCACCGGCTCCGGTATGCAGCCGATGATTCCGTACCTGCTCGGTGAGCCACACCCAGAAGGGAGGCGAATTGTTGACTCGCAGACGTGTTTGCGTGCTCAGGATATCGATGACATTGGCGACAATCGCCACACGACATTTTTTGAGATGCTCGGCAACTGGAGCATGGGCGACTATTTCAAGCAGCAGCAGATCGACTGGATGTGGGAGTTTCTCTCCGACATTGTGAAGCTCGACATGAGCAAGATTTACGTGACCTGCTACGGTGGCAACGAAAAATACGATATACCGAAAGACGAAGAAGCGGCGAAAGTCTGGCAAGGCTTATTTGAAAAAGCCGGCCTTTCAAACGACGTGGCTGAAATCGGTTCGGAAGAAGCCGGCTACGTGCGAGGAATTAAAGACGGCGAACGGATCTTTTACTACGATGGTAGTAAAAACTGGTGGAGTCGTAACGGTAACGAAGAGAACACGCCAGTCGGCGACCCGTGCGGCCCGGACAGTGAAATGTTTTATGATTTCGAGACGCCGCACAACCCTGAGTACGGTGAGTACTGCCACCCGAACTGTGACTGTGGCCGCTTCATGGAAATCGGCAACAACGTCTTCATGGCGTATCGCAAAGTCGCGGAAGGAAAGTTTGAAGAACTTGAGCAAAAGAATATCGACCACGGTTCCGGTCTGGAGCGTATCGCTGCTGCGAAGTTAAACGACCCGGATGTTTTCAAAATCAGCCTAATGTGGCCGATCATCGAGAAACTCGAAAAGCTCAGCGGCAAGACGTACGACTCGCACACGAATGCTATGCGCGTGATTGCCGATCACCTACGCGCTGCTACCTTCCTGGCGGTTGACGGCTGCGTACCGAGCAATAAAGAGCAGGGTTATGTCATGCGCCGCTTGCTGCGCCGTGCGATTCGCTTTGCCTTTGAACTCGGTGTCGAGCAGAACTTTATGGAAGAAATCGTGCCAGTGATCGCCGATCTCTATCATGATGACTTTCCGGAAGTGGCTGAAAAGCGCGAGGAAGTTATTGCAGTGCTGGTAAAAGAAGAAAAAGTCTTCCGCCAGACGCTGCGTAAAGGATCACATTATCTTCGCAGAGAACTAGAGATAGTCTTTGAGAAAACTAAAGTCATAATTAATGATCCGAAAACACATGGCGGTGACTTTACTATCCCTGGCTCAGAATATTTTGGTGGATTATTATTTACGCTTTATGATACTCATGGATACCCCTATGAACTTGGACTTGAAGTTCTATATGAAGAGCTTAGTAAGTTAGAAAATTTAGGATATTTCGCTAAAATACCCTGGAATAGCTCTCAGATAAAAGAAGAGTTTGATAAAAAGATGCAGGAGCAAAGAGAGCGTTCACAAACTGCAGCCAAAGGTACCTTCAAGGGCGGCCTCGGCGGGCAGACATTGCAACACAAGAAATACCACACCGCGACACACTTGATGTACCAGGCACTGCGTGACGTGCTGGGCGATCACGTGGTGCAGCGGGGTAGCAACATCACGGAAGAACGTCTGCGTTTCGACTTCTCGCACCCGGAAAAAGTCACTCGTGAGCAGCTTGATGAAGTCGAGAGAATCGTCAACGAGCAGATCGCAAAAGATCTAAAAGTCAACTTTGCGGAATATCCGACGCAAGTCGCCCGTGAGGAAATGGGTGCACTTGGTCAGTTTGGTGATCGCTACGGCGAGACAGTAAAAGTCTACAAGATGATTGCGGACGGTGAAGACAAACCATTTAGCTTTGAAATCTGCGGCGGTCCGCATGTCGATCACACTTTACAACTGTTCGAAGATGGCAAAAAATTCAAGATTCTAAAAGAAGAAGCCTCCAGCGCCGGTATTCGCCGGATTAAAGCAGTCTTAGTCTAA